The following coding sequences are from one Danio rerio strain Tuebingen ecotype United States chromosome 21, GRCz12tu, whole genome shotgun sequence window:
- the zbtb7c gene encoding zinc finger and BTB domain-containing protein 7C isoform X2 — MNTHLRICTDSWKRMARTDEDLIGIPFPNHSNDVLCSLNEQRRDGLLCDVILVVRDQEYRTHRSVLAACSQYFKKLFTVATGSSRDTNPHAIYELDFVAPESLTAILEFAYTSTLTVTASNVKEILSAARLLEIPCIINVCLEIMDTGGGGGGGGQVEGEEFEGDDEDDEDEEEEEEMEEEVDSKDGEFEDNNSEKSAQGDGPDVQEGKVWEVREAESPSCSSQKGRDESQRSQVGSPEAPQSDKPRAPEGLEGRALKDFSIESLLQEGLYPKVPGLERGAGFSPLLPGFYPPMWAAEFPGYPQILEPRRPFPNASLENGPLDLAVKKEVIKEELKDEPTNPILNRDFLKDFMSPGLGMTADPSLGAIKEGTDLRSYLNFLSASHLGTLFPPWQLEEERKMKPKASQQCPICNKVIQGAGKLPRHMRTHTGEKPYMCTICEVRFTRQDKLKIHMRKHTGERPYICLHCNSKFVHNYDLKNHLRIHTGVRPYQCEHCYKSFTRSDHLHRHIKRQSCRVSRPRRGRKPSAWRSSNFLFPPDPSALQPDRTLRFPAAQMVEKQQPKTLEEGDIEDRKIISEDASRKRGVFAFVATEDVLPHPAFYSPTSDPWAVRLERAPPIPEAAN; from the exons ATTCCTGGAAGAGGATGGCACGCACAGATGAGGACTTGATTGGAATCCCCTTCCCAAACCACAGTAATGATGTCCTATGCAGTCTGAACGAGCAGCGGCGGGACGGCCTGTTATGTGACGTCATTTTAGTTGTCCGAGATCAAGAGTACCGCACCCATCGCTCAGTCCTCGCTGCTTGCAGCCAGTACTTTAAAAAACTGTTCACAGTGGCCACCGGTTCCAGTCGGGACACCAACCCTCACGCCATCTACGAGCTGGATTTTGTGGCACCAGAATCCCTGACGGCCATATTAGAGTTCGCCTACACGTCAACGCTAACAGTGACGGCATCCAACGTCAAGGAGATCCTGAGCGCAGCCAGACTCCTGGAAATCCCTTGCATTATTAACGTATGTCTGGAAATCATGGACACGGGTGgaggcggaggaggaggagggcagGTGGAGGGTGAGGAATTTGAGGGAGATGATGAGGAcgatgaagatgaagaagaagaggaagaaatgGAGGAAGAGGTCGACTCGAAAGATGGAGAGTTCGAGGACAATAACAGCGAGAAGTCCGCGCAAGGAGATGGGCCGGATGTTCAAGAGGGAAAAGTTTGGGAGGTGAGGGAAGCGGAAAGTCCGTCTTGCAGCTCCCAAAAAGGTCGGGATGAGTCCCAAAGATCCCAAGTGGGGTCTCCAGAAGCCCCGCAATCTGATAAACCCAGAGCACCTGAGGGTTTGGAGGGCAGAGCGTTGAAGGACTTCTCCATTGAGTCTTTACTTCAAGAAGGGCTGTACCCGAAAGTTCCCGGCCTGGAAAGAGGTGCAGGATTCTCGCCTCTTCTCCCAG GATTCTACCCTCCAATGTGGGCAGCAGAATTCCCAGGCTACCCTCAGATTCTGGAGCCCCGACGGCCATTCCCAAATGCTTCATTGGAAAACGGCCCTTTAGACCTTGCGGTCAAAAAAGAAGTCATCAAAGAGGAGTTAAAAGACGAACCTACGAACCCGATCCTTAACAGAGACTTCCTCAAAGACTTCATGAGTCCTGGATTGGGGATGACTGCAGATCCCTCGCTTGGTGCAATCAAAGAGGGAACAGATCTACGGTCCTACCTGAACTTTCTTTCCGCTTCTCATCTCGGGACGCTGTTTCCTCCGTGGCAGCTGGAAGAGGAGAGGAAGATGAAGCCCAAGGCGTCGCAGCAGTGTCCAATCTGCAACAAGGTGATTCAAGGTGCAGGAAAGCTGCCACGTCACATGCGAAcacacaccggagagaagccctACATGTGCACCATCTGCGAGGTCCGCTTCACCAG ACAAGACAAGCTGAAGATCCACATGCGCAAGCACACAGGCGAGCGGCCGTACATCTGCCTGCACTGCAACTCCAAATTCGTTCACAACTATGACCTGAAGAACCACCTGCGCATCCACACAGGCGTGCGGCCGTACCAATGTGAGCACTGCTACAAGAGCTTCACGCGATCCGACCACCTGCACCGGCACATCAAGAGGCAAAGCTGCCGTGTCTCGCGCCCACGCCGCGGCCGAAAACCGTCTGCCTGGCGCTCCAGCAACTTTCTCTTCCCTCCCGATCCCAGCGCTCTCCAGCCGGACCGGACCCTGCGCTTCCCTGCCGCTCAGATGGTGGAGAAACAGCAGCCAAAGACGCTGGAGGAGGGCGATATCGAAGACAGAAAGATCATCTCAGAGGACGCGAGCCGGAAACGTGGCGTTTTTGCTTTCGTGGCCACTGAGGACGTTCTGCCTCATCCGGCCTTTTATTCGCCGACCTCTGACCCCTGGGCTGTGAGGCTGGAACGAGCTCCGCCTATTCCTGAGGCCGCAAACTGA
- the zbtb7c gene encoding zinc finger and BTB domain-containing protein 7C isoform X1, producing the protein MLESEDSSVCVFPDSQTLLSAPAAATAKDSWKRMARTDEDLIGIPFPNHSNDVLCSLNEQRRDGLLCDVILVVRDQEYRTHRSVLAACSQYFKKLFTVATGSSRDTNPHAIYELDFVAPESLTAILEFAYTSTLTVTASNVKEILSAARLLEIPCIINVCLEIMDTGGGGGGGGQVEGEEFEGDDEDDEDEEEEEEMEEEVDSKDGEFEDNNSEKSAQGDGPDVQEGKVWEVREAESPSCSSQKGRDESQRSQVGSPEAPQSDKPRAPEGLEGRALKDFSIESLLQEGLYPKVPGLERGAGFSPLLPGFYPPMWAAEFPGYPQILEPRRPFPNASLENGPLDLAVKKEVIKEELKDEPTNPILNRDFLKDFMSPGLGMTADPSLGAIKEGTDLRSYLNFLSASHLGTLFPPWQLEEERKMKPKASQQCPICNKVIQGAGKLPRHMRTHTGEKPYMCTICEVRFTRQDKLKIHMRKHTGERPYICLHCNSKFVHNYDLKNHLRIHTGVRPYQCEHCYKSFTRSDHLHRHIKRQSCRVSRPRRGRKPSAWRSSNFLFPPDPSALQPDRTLRFPAAQMVEKQQPKTLEEGDIEDRKIISEDASRKRGVFAFVATEDVLPHPAFYSPTSDPWAVRLERAPPIPEAAN; encoded by the exons ATTCCTGGAAGAGGATGGCACGCACAGATGAGGACTTGATTGGAATCCCCTTCCCAAACCACAGTAATGATGTCCTATGCAGTCTGAACGAGCAGCGGCGGGACGGCCTGTTATGTGACGTCATTTTAGTTGTCCGAGATCAAGAGTACCGCACCCATCGCTCAGTCCTCGCTGCTTGCAGCCAGTACTTTAAAAAACTGTTCACAGTGGCCACCGGTTCCAGTCGGGACACCAACCCTCACGCCATCTACGAGCTGGATTTTGTGGCACCAGAATCCCTGACGGCCATATTAGAGTTCGCCTACACGTCAACGCTAACAGTGACGGCATCCAACGTCAAGGAGATCCTGAGCGCAGCCAGACTCCTGGAAATCCCTTGCATTATTAACGTATGTCTGGAAATCATGGACACGGGTGgaggcggaggaggaggagggcagGTGGAGGGTGAGGAATTTGAGGGAGATGATGAGGAcgatgaagatgaagaagaagaggaagaaatgGAGGAAGAGGTCGACTCGAAAGATGGAGAGTTCGAGGACAATAACAGCGAGAAGTCCGCGCAAGGAGATGGGCCGGATGTTCAAGAGGGAAAAGTTTGGGAGGTGAGGGAAGCGGAAAGTCCGTCTTGCAGCTCCCAAAAAGGTCGGGATGAGTCCCAAAGATCCCAAGTGGGGTCTCCAGAAGCCCCGCAATCTGATAAACCCAGAGCACCTGAGGGTTTGGAGGGCAGAGCGTTGAAGGACTTCTCCATTGAGTCTTTACTTCAAGAAGGGCTGTACCCGAAAGTTCCCGGCCTGGAAAGAGGTGCAGGATTCTCGCCTCTTCTCCCAG GATTCTACCCTCCAATGTGGGCAGCAGAATTCCCAGGCTACCCTCAGATTCTGGAGCCCCGACGGCCATTCCCAAATGCTTCATTGGAAAACGGCCCTTTAGACCTTGCGGTCAAAAAAGAAGTCATCAAAGAGGAGTTAAAAGACGAACCTACGAACCCGATCCTTAACAGAGACTTCCTCAAAGACTTCATGAGTCCTGGATTGGGGATGACTGCAGATCCCTCGCTTGGTGCAATCAAAGAGGGAACAGATCTACGGTCCTACCTGAACTTTCTTTCCGCTTCTCATCTCGGGACGCTGTTTCCTCCGTGGCAGCTGGAAGAGGAGAGGAAGATGAAGCCCAAGGCGTCGCAGCAGTGTCCAATCTGCAACAAGGTGATTCAAGGTGCAGGAAAGCTGCCACGTCACATGCGAAcacacaccggagagaagccctACATGTGCACCATCTGCGAGGTCCGCTTCACCAG ACAAGACAAGCTGAAGATCCACATGCGCAAGCACACAGGCGAGCGGCCGTACATCTGCCTGCACTGCAACTCCAAATTCGTTCACAACTATGACCTGAAGAACCACCTGCGCATCCACACAGGCGTGCGGCCGTACCAATGTGAGCACTGCTACAAGAGCTTCACGCGATCCGACCACCTGCACCGGCACATCAAGAGGCAAAGCTGCCGTGTCTCGCGCCCACGCCGCGGCCGAAAACCGTCTGCCTGGCGCTCCAGCAACTTTCTCTTCCCTCCCGATCCCAGCGCTCTCCAGCCGGACCGGACCCTGCGCTTCCCTGCCGCTCAGATGGTGGAGAAACAGCAGCCAAAGACGCTGGAGGAGGGCGATATCGAAGACAGAAAGATCATCTCAGAGGACGCGAGCCGGAAACGTGGCGTTTTTGCTTTCGTGGCCACTGAGGACGTTCTGCCTCATCCGGCCTTTTATTCGCCGACCTCTGACCCCTGGGCTGTGAGGCTGGAACGAGCTCCGCCTATTCCTGAGGCCGCAAACTGA